In Cervus elaphus chromosome 3, mCerEla1.1, whole genome shotgun sequence, the genomic stretch GCTACAACTGCCACTATTCTAATCCAATAAATAATTATCTTCCATCCAGTCTTAATAATAACCTGTAGGAGACTTCTAAATAATCTTTGCTTCCTTCCCTCATCCAATCCATTTTctacagaaaagataaaaatatgttCTCTAAAATTTAATTCATATTATCCCATATCTTTGCTAAAATTATGTCCTGAAACCTAATTGAATGGCAAGGTACCAGGGGCCAGCAAAGAATCCTTGGTATAACTTCCTGTCCTCACTTCCTGTCCTATCTTCATGCTTTTCCACTCTTTTCTTATTACATTTCATTCTCGAACTCTTTGTCACCTCTCTCCCTATCTCCGCTCTCACTCCATCACCAAACTCCAGACCTCAGATTatcttgggttggccaaaaagttcattctgaatgaactttttggccaacccagtatatcTCCATTAAAAAGTCAATTTGCGAGGTAACCATTTGTGAGGAGACGTTTCTCTTCTGATGGATTTTATGTAaagacttttattatttataattctgtcaatatttatttctgcatatcatttcttcacttttaaaatctgGTTCTCCTACAAAATTCCAGTTGCATCATAGCAGAATCTTGTCTATTATATTTTTCATCCATATAATTTTAGGATCTGGAATAACCCTGGTACTAAGTAGTAACTGAATAAATATATGTGATGAGTTAAAAATTGATTTGATAGGAGAGCTGATGaagtttattctaaaattttgaCGAAGATAGAACAGAACAAGAAATAATATGACCAAGCATAGCAACAGGAAATCTAGGTACTAAGTAGTAACTGAATAAATATATGTGAtgaattaaaaattgaattattttgaTAGGAGAGCTGATGaagtttattctaaaattttgaCGAAGATAGAACAGAACAAGAAATAATATGACCAAGCATAGCAACAGGAAATCTAGGCAGTAAGAATGGGGGGAATTTAGAGGAGatggcacagggaattctactcaatactcggTAATGACCCatgcttccaaaaaaaaaaaaaagttcacatgctgcaacaaaaataaaagatcccacgtgccataactaagacttggtacagccaaataaataaataaaattttaaagatattttaaaagtggttTAATCATTGTGTTATTTTTTCAACCTGAAGTACTACTTTAATGaaataggtttttttaaaaaaattaaagatatacatAAGCAAAgttcaaaaagtgaaaaattctgGAACTAAGCCTCCTGCTTCAACCCTCACCTATTGTTAACTCTTGTTCTCCGGAGACTTCGAGTGTTAGTTTTTGCCCCCTTTGATATATATTACTATCTCTTAATAACATTTTCAGTTTAGGCTGTTGGATTTCTAGTAGGaaaaattagttatttattttcttatatcctTTACTcctcccctgggttgggaacatgctctggagaaggaaatggaaacccattccagtactcttattgccttccccaatggctcagtgggtaaataatctacttgcaatgcaggagacagaggagacttcccagtgttcttgcctgggtaatcccatggacagaggagcctggtgggctacagtctatggggttgcaagtaatctgacacaacttagagactaaatcaccaccacaaaatcatttctattaatatttctcatttttattatatttttcatacttttataaTGATCATCAGTTTTATCTTAATTTACACTATTTTgacaatgaaattatttttcaagctGAGCAACATCTTTGTCTACATGCGTTTTCTCTATTTAACAATATTTTGTATGCACAGGGATcaatttccattaaaatatttgcataagTATTTACATAATTTTCAGTATTCCCAACTCAGGCTAGAATCTAGAAGTACAGCTATATcctcaaaaataacaaatatattagGCAAagtttcatcttcattttctctttcctcagcaTCATCTGTTCTGGAACACTTTTTGCTCCCAGCCATGTCAGTATTGATTGTTTCTAGGTTCGATGCACAACTTTTGTATTGAAATGCCTGTTTCCTATATACACGAAGAACACTTttacctttctcctccttccaaGTGTAGTTGCATGTTTGTGGGGTATTTGAAGTTTCTAATATTAGAGTGCCATTCTTTAAGGCAGCGATGACAAAATTATGAGTGCGAAATTTATAAATATGGAATTAGAAACATACATGAATGTTATTTAGAATAAGGAAAATCACAGCAAGCCACACATTAATTAAgctattaaaatcataaaatgcaGAAAGTGAGAATAAGGTCTACTTTACATGGACTTAGTAAACAAGGTCCCACACAGTGAACACAGGGTTGCCACCATCAGGACCAATACAAACCCTGCGAGGGGGCTGgataagggaaaataaaaatgctgcAAACCTCTCCTAtggttttcagtttatttttctttattcaactCTTGCTTCATTGTTGTAAGCATTTGTTTGTGTCCAGAGTTCCAAAATAATTGATTCTGAAATTTTGGCTGGATATGTCTGTATTTTTGTGATGTTACATCCaatagaaaaatctgaatgaaatgTTTGGCCAACCCAAGACTACAGGAAAAATTGGATACCCAAATACTATCAAAGCAATTATGATATGTGCTCAAACTATCAAAAGATTAATTTAGTAATCCAGTTCCCAGGAGCCAAGTACAAGCTGATAGCACATTTTGCTGTGCATAATGATCAGGTGATGAAATGGTCTGAACTACAACAGAGTAGTCAtaggacatcagttcagttcagttcagtcactcagccctgtccaattctttgcgaccccatgaaccgcagcacactaggcctccctgtccatcaccaactcctggagtctacccaaagccatgtccatcaagttggtgatgccatccaaccatctcatcctctgtcatccccttctcctcctgccctcaatctttcccagcatcagggtcttttcaaatgagtcagctctttgcatcaggtggccaaagtattggagtttcagcttcaacatcagtccttccaatgaacacccaggactgagctcctttaggatggactggttggatctcctttcagtccaagggactctcaagagtcttctccaacatcacagttcaaaagcattaattctttggcactcagctttctttatagtccaactctcacatccatacatgactactggaaaaactatagcctcaacaaaggtctgtcataGGATATAGGAACATAAATTTCAGAAGATCCCCAAAAGTGGGAAAAATTAATTAGCTACACTCTAGGAAATTGTTTAGTATTCATCACAGTAGTTACAAAAACTTTAGGAATATATGcttcaaaaagaaattttggaagaaaaattacattaaaacttTTAGGTAGGGATTCAACATTGTAAAGAGGATAAATTCTTGATTTATCTCAAGAATTTATTCTCAACCATCTacttgtgaaacagaaacaggaaaataacaattttcagtaaaatttaaacTATCAGTCCAAGTCAAATGAACTCTATTTCCATGATTGATTCTTATTTCCCTTTTGTGAATCTTAGCAAAAGTACACAATAAAGATGATTAAAGTGGCAAtagcagtgctttttttttttttttgaggttgacAACCAAAGAAAGGCATATTAGCAGAATTTTAACCATGAGGAAGTATTTTTCCCTGCATAAAATATCACATAATAGCTGAAGTCATATAACAGACACACCTAGAGATTGCTATATTTTAACAGATATTCGCCTCTTTAGGAACTTGTATAGTTCTCGTTGCTAATACATAAATTACCTTATTGTTTACAATTTGATTCCTTACTCTATGGatattttaaagagttatttTAAAGAACATGTTAGTCACTTATAGTGATATCTAAGAAAAAATGActgaaatacatttgaaatattaaagTCAACTATAATCTATGGTCCAAAGGGCTCCTGTCTACAATAGACTTTTAAATCcatgttatttctatttctaaaacacatgttgggaggggggatcgggatggggaatacgtgtaaatctatggctgattcatatcaatgtatgacaaaacccactgaaatgttgtgaagtaattagcctccaactaataaaaaaaataaaataaaacacatgttaTAGTTttcacagtcttccctggtggctcagttggtaaatcaacTTGTAAATTGAGGctgaaaaggtttttttaaaacatctccaTGAAGATCTTGCAGTTAAGagaattttatcaattttaataaaactatttgaaacataataattataaattctcTGTAAAAACTTGTAGACTATCAATCACACAGAATATGTAATAGGTATATGATTTATGAACATTTTTGCTTTCATCTTATAAAAGAAATTAAGTTGCATTTCAATCAGAAGGGAGCATAACCAAAACATACCCTATAATATGTGGGGTCCACCCCATATTTTCTGTTAGTCGCTGAGTCtgacatgacttcactttcacttttcactttcatgcattggagaaggaaatggctacctactccagtgttcttgcctggagaatcccagggatggcagagcctgatgggctgctgtccatggggtcgcacagagttggacaagactgaagtgacttagcagcagcagcagcagcaacaataatATTATCAAACAACCAGATAGTGTTTACCATGTATCAGGTGCTCTCATAAGTTCTTTTCATATATTgcttattttattcttctctatATTTGATTATGCTAGTTTATTAAATGCATACACTTGCACTACTCAATAGATTTAGCAATCTCACAATTTACTTCTGAGTCACATAAAGCTAGTAGGAAACCACTGCAATAGAGTCTTGCCAGAGGGTCACTGAACTTAgtaacatgaattttaaaatatttgagttaggcttaagaaattaaaaggccactgaaagagaaatatttaaaggaaCTGATGATTCCTGCCCCAAATTCCCTTTACATTTAATGGACACAAACTTTAGGGAATCACAATTAAACTAAAATAGTCAACAGAAGTTGGAAATTTGAGaggacttttaaattttattgaaaattgaCAAAGAATGATTGAGAGTCATTACTGCTTaaagaaaaaattgtaaaattaaaaaaaaaaaactggctaaCAAAGACTTAGAGCAACTGatatcattatatataaattGCATATTCAAAGTCAATATATCCTTATGCTAGTGGAAATATgagatttttgaaaaatcaaattatttgttttgtttctctatgCTATTTCAAGGTGCTTTCATGCCTGAAAGGCCAAATTACCATGTAAGTGGGGACTTTATCATGATGAAAATGTGACTAGAGACTTTTAAGAGGTTAAGATATTGGATTTCAAATTCAAAAGAGTATGAATTCAAATTCTTGGGACTACCTCAGCATAACTCTTTgccttttcaaattaattttctgatcctaatttttcttttacaaaaaataaatgcaaaagaaaatctATCTCTTGGGTTGTTGCAAGTGCATTTGTTAAAGGCAGTGACTTGAAAAATCATGTTAGCTATTACTAACTTTACATTTTTTCGCTTACAATATTGTCAAGCAAAGATTGTTGTTTAAATTCTAATAGctgattgtggtgctggagaactcttgagagtcccttagactccaaggagatcaaaccagtcaatcctaaaggaaatcaatcctgaatattcattggaaggactgatgctgaagctgaagctccaatactttggctatgatatgaagagctgactcgttggaaaagatcctgatgctggggaagaatgAAGGCACAatgagaagggagcagcagaggatgagaccaTTAGACAGtgtcaccagctcaatggacatgatctgAGCAACTCCTGGaatacagtgaaggacagggaggcctggattcatgaggtcacaaggagtcagacacaacaactcaacaacaacaacaacaaatagctgATTAATCCAAGTTAATAGCAGATTAGCCAATGATCAAAGAAGTCCAGAAGCATGTtaacaaatattaaaactaaggtaattttttaaagtaacctcATTTAAACCCACCACACTTATAAAGAATTTGCACCATGAATTTTTGGCAACTACAAATCTCTACCTTTCATTATCTTATAAAAATTCACTTAAAACACATTACATGATAGTCTTTGCATCACATTAAATGCAGAATATGCAGTGGTTTGTGGCAGATATTTTCATTTACCCTTCATAACTTTTTCCATCCTGATCTGTGCTCCAGAaggctgtccattttattgcaCCAATGGACACTCTTGCCCCCTGTCTCAAATTGGTTTGATCAAGAAAAGATACCAGCAGTAGATGTAAGAGAGTCAGAGCAGAATTAGGCTGAGATGGTTGCCTTTCTCTACTAAAGAAAAAAGCTTCCAATGAGGAGCTTTTTCTTAGAGTTTTGGCATTCTCTAAAGCTCCAGTTAAtacctcttctctctgcctttcaGGTCAAGAGACACGGAATTTCCATCATATGAGCTGCTCCACAATTTGTGAATAATCCCTTCATAAAGGAACTCAGTTATCCCAGTCTGAGCTGGGACTCTGACTGAGACACTGAGATTCACCCATCAGAGTAGGTGACCCTGACAAAGTAAGAGCAAATCTTCCACTATTTCAAAGCTTTTGTTCATGGGTGCTGGTGCTTCTACTTTGTCTAGAAAAACTTGACATGATTGAATTCAAAGCACATCTAACTTCTGCAAGACTTTTCGAGTGATCGTTCTCTTGACTGCCCCCTTCACTTCATTGTTCCTTAGGCTGTAGATGATGGGGTTTAACATCGGTGTGATGACAGTGTAGGACAATGACACTAGCTTCTTGCTCTCAGGAGACTGGTTGGATTTGGGCCGTAGGTAGGTCAAGCTGGCTGTTCCATAGAAAAGGGATACCACAATGAGGTGAGATGAACAAGTGGAGAATGCCTTCTGGCGACCGGTAGCAGACGGCATCATCAGAATGGTTTTAATAATGCGAGTGTAGGAGAACAAAATGAGGGAAAAGGGAAACATAATAAATAGTAGTGTGGAGGCGAGTGCTTGCATTTCATACATGGTTGTATCCTCGGTGACTAGTTTCAACACTGGGGGACCATCACAAAAGAAGTGGTCTATGGTGCTTGGTCCACAGAAAGGATGGGCCATCAGCCAAGCTGTCTGTAGCAAAGACACGGGAACACCCGACATCCAAGAACCCACAGCCATCCACAAACACAGGGACCTATCCATTATGACTGAATAGCGGAGAGGATCACAGATGGCCACAAAGCGGTCATAAGCCATCACAGAGAGGAGGAAACATTCGGAGctgccaaagaagaaaaagaagtacatCTGGGTACCACAGCCTACAAAAGAGATGCTTTTCCTTGGGGATACTAGATCTACCAACATCTTTGGCACCATGACCAAGGTGAAGCAAACTTCAAGAAGTGACAAGTTCctgagaaagaagtacatgggtGTTTGAAGAGCAGGATCCATACTGGTAACTGTGACAATAAGGAAGTTACCCAACAAAGTGACTGTATAGACGACCAGGAACAAAACAAAGAGGGAAACTTGCATCTCAGGGCTATTTGTAAAACCACGAAGAATAAATTCAGTCACTTGGGTGTGATTTTCACAGGTCATTCTTAGACTAGTTTCTCTCTAATAATCAAAGTATATGTGTCAAAGGATCaaataatattctttaaatgtatatataatatcaaatataataataaaatccatAAATGTATCTTTGTTCTCAATTGTCTTACCACTCTATTTCTCTGAAACAGAATATCTACAATAAGATCAAATCAGAGCAAAGAAATAACTTGCATGAGTACCACTAATTGCTTGTCACCTAGGTGCAGTCTGTCTCTCACCAGTGATGATGGTCTGCAGCTCATGTTCTCCATCAGAGGCATGTTATTTTTCAGGATGAAGTACAAAGAGTTTAGGCAGCTAATAACTAAAATAGAGtcacttaataatttttttcatttatttatattagttggaggttaattacaatattgtagtggtttttgctgagtcatatcaatgtatggtagaatcatttaataatttttaaaaatatatccaagAGGTATTCAAGaggcaaaaagataaaaattgggCTAGTTTGACTTTTTTAATCTTAGATTGTAAATGATATATTTCTACCAAATGGAGTGCATTTTATACAATACACTACTCCATccagtatacatacacacacatatctatacatatatacacatataagttATACACACAtgtagatacacatatatgtatgtatgaggGAACCTTAGTAAATAAACATAGGTAAACAAATAAGCATAACAAGTACTTATGATTTTAGTACTTTGTGCAGTCCTCATGGGACTGCTAATTTATGTGATTTTTCATGGTGTCTCTTGAACCATAATTTCACATCACCGGACCCCCAGTTCTTACTATGCACACAGGTATAGTCATATCATTTGAATTGGGCTTTATAAAAATAGCAAACTTCTGAACAAACATAACCTGCAATCCAGAAGTCCTCCTTCCAGCACTCATCTCAATTCCAATCCATCAAAATAGTTCTGCTTCCTACTGTGTTGTGACTTTGTTAAATTAACATATGTTAAATGGAGCTCAGGGGTGTAGGATGGTGAGCCCTGATTCAACAAAAGATCACAAAGGAAAGTGAAATGAAGTTTATTACTCTCAGATTCTGGAGGAGGAGCTATAGGAGGAAGTCAAGGCAAGAGCGCAGGCATAAAGAAAGGCCGAATGTGGGGTATATGCCTTTATTATGGTCCAAAGGTGGAGTATTTTGAAGTTCCTTGCCTGAGGCCAGGTTgattaattcaaataaaaaaatgcagAATTTTGGTATGCTTTCCatgagttccttttttttttccctaaggacGTACAAGGAAAAGGCCCTCCCTGGGAGACAGCGGCGACTGTTTATAACAAGGACATTTGGGGTATCATGTCAGAAAGTTACATTTACTTATGACTCTTGGGCTGTTATCTAGGGTATGTGTTCAGGGGAGGGGTTAGTATCAGTTAAGGTCCCTGCAAATCAGGGACTGATAATGAGTCAGCAGTATTATGAATTAATTTACCTAAATTCTCAACAGACTgtcagtcttctccaaaaccgcATGGACAAAGTGGGAGCTAGTCCCTTACTATTGTGTATCCACTAAAAGTCCACTCATGGAATTGCTAATTCAATTACTATTATCTCAAATACAATAACTTCTTTAGAGTAGAACATTTTGATTGaaagaattatataaatattttctatacaGATCTTACTCAACAACAGCATATCAAATGTTAGGGATCACAAAAATATATGTTGGAAAACACCTATTTATAAAGCTACACTGGAGCTGAACTGaacaatgtttccattttttcaaatattgggGCTATGTAAGTATTAAGTATTAGATCAATTATTTTGATCTAATATTGATATTAGGTCAAATTGATAAGCAAATGATCTATTAGatcaattattttataaaacatttttcaaatttaatttaaaaatcttggtTTATTTTATAGTCAAACCATGTTTAACACAGATTTCTCTGAAAGTAAGGAGTTGAAAATACACAGACTATTTGAAGAATTCTGTTTTAATTCTACTCCAATGATATATGTACTTTGGTAATATCTCACCTATTTCACATACCACAAGTTCTCAAACCAATATCCTCTACAACATAAGGAAAGGAACTGGTCATCCCAGGCTGCCCAtactgatggcactccagaataaTAGGTTAAGAGACACGACTGTGACTGTGACCACTACCTTTCACCACTATTGCAAATTCTGCTTCAATACCATTCACATCAACAGTAACAGTAACAACAGTATTCCTTGTATATttagaaaaaacttttaaatagcttcggaggcttcccaagtggctcactggtgaaaaatccacctgccaaagctggagatgtgagtttgatccctgggtcaggaagatcacctggagaaggaaataacaacccactctagtaatcttgcctgggaaatcccatggacagcggagccaggtgggctacagtccttggggtcgcaaagagttggacaggactgagaaactataaagcagcagcagcagcagcataaatagTTTCAGATGCATTATCATGTTCACCAGCATTTTGTAACAATTCTAAATTCACTGTGACTCTAAATATACTCCatcatttgaggaaaaaaattatgagacttgaATAAGGCATCAAGATTTTATAATAGTCCAACAATTTTTAGTGTATCTCTAAAATACCTCAACCACTACTGCCTCTCAGATTTCTAATACTGAAGTGGCAGAAAATGATAACAGGCTTAATATCTAGTCCTGGAGTGACCAAAGTCTATAATGTAACATCCACGGTCTCCACTGTGAGATAGGAATAAGGCAAGCCAAGAAGATTATCAGTTTCTTTACTTGATAATCAATGATATACATATTCTACTTTGTGTAGGCATATTTAAATTCAATAAAGTTTTGGAGAACTAGAGATTTTTCCTGTAACAAAGTATACCTCCAAATATCCCTCCCCTCTTTctatatccttaaaaaaaaaacaaaaaactgtttaCATTGCATATATCTTCTAAAAATCAAAAGTCATCAGCGGTGATGCTGCAGTAACTACCACAAATTTATAGtgatgccttttttttaaaaacttgtaaaCTGTTAGCAGAGTTAGCAGGATTGCTACACAGCTCTAgagaatgtattattttatttattgcatgGAATTCTAAAAATTTAATGACATTTACTTAAGTCCACTAATTTTTGGACTATGTTTTGAGACCAAAGAGTTTCTCACTTGCTATTAAGCAGGCCAGCttaaaaattttctgaaaaatatgcCAGCTTTCTCATAAATATGTTTTCTCATAAAAATCATTACAAATCATTCAGCTTCTTTTACTGGAACAGCACTTCTAAGAACCTAAAATATAAATTAGTAAAAATTGGAGAGCAAATAACCCTCATACCTGATTTGAAAATACATTGCATGGTTATAATACACAGCATTTCTTAAATAGACAACCattgttttcttaatattctCTTCCTCAGCATTCTGTAGCTTTCTAGACAGAAAAAACactctattttctgttttacttaaTAAAACATCAAGCTATTCCTTTTTTCATGTATAAATAAGCTTAtaggtttatttttcttaagatgaTTTTCTTGTATATAGATGCACAGATAAAAGTATTTTTTGGGGGGAATTGAGTAACATAGTAAATCATACAGAAATATCTGGATATATCTTACCAAATAAAACTCCATGTTTCTTAATTAgaagtttaataattttttaaagataagtaaTATCTTGTGAGAATTGTAAACTGATCTTGACATCTGCCACATATCAAATTTTCAGAATTAAGCAAATAACTTTGACAGGTTAACCTACTTTGCATTGGCACTAAATGGTTGATACACTCCTGTAATAGTATTTAAGTGTGACTGGCCTTGGGGAAAATGATCCTTGGGATATTAGAAGGGACTGCTGCTAATTAAACAACCGTTTTACTTCAGAGGGGAGAATATCCAATTTTCAagaaattgtttatattttaagtcaTAATGGCTGCAATTCAATATGTATTTCTTAATAATAGCTATTTGTGGTGGGTTTGTAAGGCACACTGGTCATTCCCTTGGGATTACAATTATTAATACACTAAGACTATGTGAGGAACATAGAGTTTAGCTTTCCCTGTTGAATTTTTTGTGGGATAGATTTTGGCCACAAAATGATAGAATATATTTGTACCACATCCTTGaaatttaaatgctttaaaattttatttttaaattaatttttaaaattttatttttaaatatatatttttagttacAATCTTTTTATGCAATTAAACTgtgcaaattaaaattattattggtatgagtttattattgttttatacaTTAAATAGTTTGCCTACTGCCTTGTTTAACCATGAGAAAACCGTAAACAGTTCCAAGATTCATATACTGTTTCATGAAagcaatatcttataataactaaCATGGTTATTGTCATAAAGTgataaacatttctttctttttttaattcttagaatGTATTCTCCTTGGAAtttcaaaaactattttaatttaGTGGGCAGAGACATAACATTATTATTTGAAGTGTTTTTCAATGAGCTAACAAAgctgtattttattatatttgttgtaGAACCAACtcataataaatataaagttaaaatagtCACAAATTAGCACAGCAAAAATGATTCcccaaaattttaacaaaatgtgTGGCAGTAAAACAGCCTTGAAAAAGCCCTAGGAGTTTAAATTTTATGCATGAGCAGGAGACATAACAAATAGCTAGACAGGAAAATTTACCACTTCCAATTTTACTTCCTTCTTGAAAAGTAAAAGGGAAGCTTTGTGTATTTGGATTTAATCTTACATAAGGATTAAAATTCTTAAtcattattttccaaaaaaaCTAAATGACAATGCTATAAtagcttaaaattctttttctgaaatcttCAATTGGAAACACCTacctttaaaataagtaaaataaagctATAATAACATCAAaggaaaagttataaaatatatttaatctattttaattCATACCTGTACCAAATAAATAACTATAGACCATATGAAAGATACATTTGTAACACTGGgcaagaaaaagcaaataaaaatggtgCATTACTGACTAATGTTTGTTTTGTAccagcttttgttttgttttcaaaatttttaaacaaaagttttaTTAGATATCAACAGGATGACTATGAAAACCCCCTCATACAAAGATCATACAAACTTCAATAAGGttattttttacttctctgtTCCTAATTAATATCACCTCtccaagaaaaaaagattcagatAAAATACAGCTCCTTGTGTAGGTGTTCCAACTGCCACTTTTGAGTAACTCAGTTCCTTATTAATAATTCCTAAAATCATTATACAATGCATTCACTGGTTACATATCACTGCCATCTTGTGGGcagttcattttaattattttagctgAAAATTCTTCATGCAATTATAATTTGGGATTTGCCTGGAAACAAATCAGTGATTCTTTTCCTATAGATTTCTTGGTTTGCCTACTAAGTGGCAGGCACAGTAGGTTTGAAAGGTAAAACAAACAGATTATACTCAGAAAGATTATACTGTTTGTAATTCTCAT encodes the following:
- the LOC122678472 gene encoding olfactory receptor 10A7, whose amino-acid sequence is MTCENHTQVTEFILRGFTNSPEMQVSLFVLFLVVYTVTLLGNFLIVTVTSMDPALQTPMYFFLRNLSLLEVCFTLVMVPKMLVDLVSPRKSISFVGCGTQMYFFFFFGSSECFLLSVMAYDRFVAICDPLRYSVIMDRSLCLWMAVGSWMSGVPVSLLQTAWLMAHPFCGPSTIDHFFCDGPPVLKLVTEDTTMYEMQALASTLLFIMFPFSLILFSYTRIIKTILMMPSATGRQKAFSTCSSHLIVVSLFYGTASLTYLRPKSNQSPESKKLVSLSYTVITPMLNPIIYSLRNNEVKGAVKRTITRKVLQKLDVL